From the Psychrobacillus sp. FSL K6-4046 genome, one window contains:
- a CDS encoding MoxR family ATPase, with protein MKNEKELRTSRLHSEKDIDLIGTGGYVSPIDHLYEDVLIAVSLKKPVLLKGPTGAGKTKLAETVSHFFSQPIQSINCSVDLDAEALLGFKTIVIKEGTNVIEFVDGPVVEAMKKGHILYIDEINMAKPETLPILHSVLDYRRMLTNPYTGEVIKAHPDFSVIAAINEGYIGTTPMNEALKNRFVSFSIPYITGELLEELFNNLFPNAPKDLHTLMLNLAEDLMAQVQQGLLAEDAASIRSLQYAMDLAQYMDPLRAIEYAIAEKLDDEQEKRLVLELASSWVK; from the coding sequence ATAAAAAATGAAAAAGAGCTAAGAACTAGCCGATTACACAGTGAGAAAGATATAGATCTGATTGGCACGGGAGGATATGTTTCGCCTATCGACCATTTATATGAAGATGTGCTAATAGCGGTTTCCTTAAAAAAACCTGTTTTATTAAAGGGGCCAACGGGAGCAGGAAAGACTAAGCTAGCTGAAACAGTGTCCCATTTTTTTTCACAGCCAATACAAAGTATCAACTGTTCTGTAGACCTAGATGCGGAGGCATTGCTTGGTTTTAAAACGATTGTCATTAAGGAAGGGACTAATGTGATTGAATTTGTAGATGGTCCTGTAGTTGAGGCGATGAAAAAGGGACATATTCTTTATATAGATGAAATAAACATGGCTAAGCCTGAAACCTTGCCAATTTTACATAGTGTATTAGATTACCGTCGTATGTTGACTAATCCATATACGGGTGAGGTTATTAAGGCACATCCTGATTTTTCTGTTATCGCAGCAATAAATGAAGGATATATTGGAACTACTCCTATGAATGAAGCTTTAAAAAATCGTTTTGTTTCTTTTTCTATTCCCTATATCACCGGAGAATTACTTGAAGAACTGTTTAATAATTTATTCCCAAATGCTCCTAAAGATCTTCATACTCTAATGCTTAACCTAGCAGAGGATTTAATGGCACAAGTGCAGCAAGGTCTTTTAGCAGAGGATGCTGCATCTATTCGGAGTCTCCAATATGCAATGGATTTAGCACAATATATGGATCCTTTAAGAGCAATTGAATATGCAATTGCTGAAAAGCTAGATGATGAGCAAGAGAAGAGACTCGTTTTAGAGCTTGCTTCCTCTTGGGTTAAGTGA
- a CDS encoding DUF6501 family protein, which translates to MIHTNWALKPTTKTVTCIHTDAKKFLVSNVLTVGKTYEVKNETEEFLFVIDNTGKVGGYYKEYFQ; encoded by the coding sequence ATGATACATACTAATTGGGCTTTAAAGCCAACTACTAAGACAGTAACATGTATTCATACAGACGCTAAAAAATTCTTAGTTAGCAATGTATTGACAGTTGGAAAGACATACGAAGTAAAAAATGAAACAGAAGAATTTTTATTCGTCATTGATAATACCGGTAAGGTCGGCGGATACTACAAGGAATATTTTCAATAA
- the odhB gene encoding 2-oxoglutarate dehydrogenase complex dihydrolipoyllysine-residue succinyltransferase, whose translation MAEIIVPELAESITEGTIAQWLKQPGDTVEKGEFIVELETDKVNVEVISEEAGVVSELLFAEGDTVQVGEVIAIVGAGSGAPAAKAETKEEPKEEKTPAVSGNKAEEVAKANEDASKEQDRTIASPAARKLAREKGINLSEISPVDPMGRVRVQDVSAHGSKPAAPKAEASKSAAPVKEDDGRTTREKMSRRRQTIASRLLEVRQSTAMLTTFNEIDMTNVMALRSRKKDKFFDDNDVRLGFMSFFTKAVVAALKKYPYVNSQIDGDYIVKNNFYDIGIAVSTEGGLVVPIVRDADRKNFAEIEGDIAGLAKKARDNKLALSDMAGGSFTITNGGVFGSLLSTPILNGTQVGILGMHTIQKRPIAVGNEVEIRPMMYVALSYDHRVIDGKDSVGFLKTVKELLESPEDLMLNS comes from the coding sequence GTGGCAGAAATTATAGTTCCCGAATTAGCAGAATCAATTACAGAAGGTACCATTGCACAATGGTTAAAACAACCCGGTGATACAGTGGAAAAAGGCGAGTTTATCGTTGAGTTAGAAACAGATAAAGTAAATGTAGAGGTAATTTCAGAAGAAGCTGGAGTTGTTAGCGAATTACTTTTTGCTGAAGGCGATACGGTACAAGTAGGCGAAGTAATTGCTATCGTAGGTGCAGGTTCAGGCGCACCAGCAGCTAAAGCTGAAACTAAGGAAGAACCGAAAGAAGAAAAAACACCTGCAGTAAGTGGCAATAAAGCTGAAGAGGTAGCTAAAGCTAATGAAGACGCTTCTAAAGAACAAGACCGCACAATTGCTAGCCCAGCTGCTCGTAAGTTAGCTCGTGAAAAAGGTATTAATTTAAGCGAGATTTCTCCAGTAGATCCAATGGGACGCGTTCGAGTTCAAGATGTATCTGCTCACGGTTCTAAACCTGCAGCACCTAAAGCTGAAGCTTCAAAATCTGCAGCTCCAGTAAAAGAAGATGATGGACGCACAACTCGCGAGAAAATGTCACGTCGTCGTCAAACTATCGCTTCTCGTCTGTTAGAAGTTAGACAAAGCACAGCAATGTTAACAACATTTAATGAAATTGATATGACGAATGTAATGGCATTACGTTCTCGTAAAAAAGATAAATTCTTTGATGATAACGATGTACGTTTAGGATTCATGTCATTCTTTACTAAAGCTGTCGTTGCAGCATTGAAAAAATATCCTTACGTAAATTCTCAAATTGATGGAGATTATATTGTAAAAAATAATTTCTATGATATTGGTATCGCTGTATCTACAGAAGGCGGGCTTGTAGTGCCAATCGTACGTGATGCAGACCGTAAAAACTTTGCAGAAATCGAAGGAGATATTGCTGGTCTTGCTAAAAAAGCTCGCGATAACAAGTTAGCTCTTTCAGACATGGCTGGTGGTTCTTTCACTATCACAAACGGTGGAGTATTCGGTTCACTATTATCAACACCAATTTTAAATGGTACACAAGTTGGTATTCTTGGAATGCACACAATCCAAAAACGTCCAATCGCTGTTGGAAATGAAGTTGAAATCCGTCCAATGATGTATGTGGCTCTTTCTTATGACCACCGTGTTATCGATGGAAAAGATTCTGTTGGATTCTTAAAAACAGTAAAAGAACTTCTTGAAAGCCCAGAAGACTTAATGTTAAATTCTTAA
- a CDS encoding 2-oxoglutarate dehydrogenase E1 component — protein sequence MSNNQTPWSIFSGPNLGYVMEQYDLYLQSPEEVDQELVSLFEEYGAPVLDTTTNGTGAALPTVESNNFDKVIRAIELADAIRAHGHLSADIYPLNDREKNDSRINFKTYGLTPADLKEVPVAFLLADAPNTVTNGLEAIEYLKSVYTNKIAFEISHIVNVEERKWLQGKIEKGVVLENLSADTKKELLKRLTQIEGFEKFIHRTFVGAKRFSIEGLDSLVVLIDELVRQSNITKTKQVNIGMAHRGRLNVLTHVLNKPYEMMFAEFAHVPSEAFQPKDGSLELSEGWYGDVKYHKGAAYHSPSGLTIKLAYNPSHLEVVSPVVTGQTRAAQETTDQAGLPVQDKNAAYAILVHGDAAFPGQGIVTEVLNYSRVRGFQTGGSIHIIANNMIGFTTEHYDSRSTFYSSDPAKGYEVPVIHVNADDPEAVIGVAKLAHEYRNKFGKDIVIDLLGYRRYGHNEMDEPLVTNPQMYHIIHKHPTVRNIYGQKLVNENVIQEAEVKKLDETIFSGMQEAYDRVKELPQTTAHEIIIPDAVLEGMPELPTGVEEGRLKKINEELLSWPSDFKAFKKLEKILKRREEPFKGKGKIDWGHAETLALATIIQEGNSVRLTGQDAQRGTFSHRHLVLHDENTGAELTPIHYISDAKASFTVHNSPLTETAVLGYEFGYNLENANSLTIWEAQYGDFANMAQVMFDNFISSARSKWGLKSGLVMLLPHGSEGQGSEHSSARLERYLQLAAENNWTVANLSSAANYFHILRRQAKMLKEDAIRPLIIVSPKSLLRHPLVGAEVADLTEGKFETIIEQPGLGQQPDKVEKVVFASGKLAIDLADKVKDGEGYDFMHIVRVEQLYPFPEEKIQTIVDRYPNLKQIVWAQEETENMGSWNFALPYLLDIAKGKDIKYVGRVHRSSPAEGDIDTYKVEQARIIEEALKSL from the coding sequence ATGTCGAACAATCAAACACCTTGGTCCATTTTCTCAGGACCCAATCTTGGTTATGTGATGGAGCAGTATGATTTATACCTTCAATCACCAGAAGAAGTGGATCAAGAACTAGTTAGCTTATTTGAAGAGTATGGGGCACCAGTTCTGGATACAACTACAAATGGTACAGGAGCTGCTTTACCAACTGTGGAATCCAACAACTTCGATAAAGTGATTCGTGCAATCGAGTTGGCTGATGCTATACGAGCTCACGGGCACTTATCTGCAGATATCTATCCTTTAAATGACAGAGAAAAAAATGATTCTCGAATCAATTTTAAGACTTACGGTCTAACTCCTGCTGATTTAAAAGAAGTTCCTGTAGCTTTTTTATTAGCTGATGCACCAAACACAGTTACCAACGGTTTAGAGGCAATTGAGTACTTAAAATCTGTTTATACGAATAAAATAGCTTTTGAGATTTCTCATATTGTGAATGTAGAAGAGCGCAAGTGGTTACAGGGCAAGATTGAAAAAGGTGTTGTATTAGAAAACTTATCTGCTGATACAAAAAAGGAATTATTGAAACGTTTAACTCAAATTGAAGGTTTTGAGAAATTTATTCACCGTACGTTTGTGGGAGCAAAACGCTTCTCTATTGAAGGTTTAGATTCATTAGTGGTTTTGATAGACGAGCTTGTTAGACAATCTAATATCACTAAAACAAAACAAGTAAACATTGGTATGGCCCACCGTGGACGTTTAAATGTATTAACACACGTTTTAAACAAGCCTTATGAGATGATGTTCGCAGAGTTTGCACACGTACCTTCTGAAGCTTTTCAACCAAAAGACGGCTCTTTAGAGCTTTCTGAGGGATGGTATGGTGATGTGAAATACCATAAAGGTGCTGCTTACCATTCTCCATCTGGATTAACGATTAAATTAGCATATAACCCTTCTCACTTAGAAGTAGTAAGTCCTGTAGTAACAGGGCAAACTCGTGCTGCTCAAGAAACAACGGATCAAGCAGGTTTGCCAGTTCAAGATAAAAATGCTGCTTATGCAATTTTAGTTCATGGAGATGCGGCTTTCCCTGGTCAAGGTATCGTCACAGAAGTGTTAAACTATAGTAGAGTAAGAGGCTTCCAAACTGGAGGTTCGATCCATATCATCGCAAATAATATGATCGGATTTACAACGGAGCATTACGATTCACGTTCTACTTTCTATTCTTCTGACCCAGCTAAAGGATATGAAGTTCCTGTTATTCATGTAAATGCAGATGATCCAGAGGCTGTTATCGGCGTAGCAAAACTTGCTCACGAATACCGTAACAAATTTGGTAAGGACATTGTTATTGACTTACTTGGTTATCGTAGATATGGCCACAATGAAATGGATGAGCCACTTGTGACTAATCCACAAATGTATCATATTATTCATAAACACCCGACTGTACGTAATATTTACGGACAAAAGTTAGTAAATGAAAACGTTATCCAAGAAGCCGAAGTGAAAAAGCTGGATGAAACTATCTTCAGTGGAATGCAAGAAGCATACGATCGCGTGAAAGAGCTTCCACAGACTACTGCACATGAGATTATTATTCCTGATGCTGTATTAGAGGGAATGCCTGAGCTACCTACTGGAGTTGAGGAAGGCAGACTGAAGAAAATCAATGAAGAATTATTAAGCTGGCCATCTGATTTCAAAGCGTTCAAAAAATTAGAGAAAATTTTAAAACGTAGAGAAGAGCCATTTAAAGGGAAAGGTAAAATCGACTGGGGTCATGCAGAAACACTTGCCCTAGCAACGATTATTCAGGAAGGGAACTCTGTTCGCTTAACTGGTCAAGATGCACAACGTGGTACATTCTCACATAGACACTTAGTGTTACATGATGAAAATACAGGTGCAGAACTTACACCAATTCACTATATTAGTGATGCAAAAGCTTCCTTTACCGTTCACAACAGTCCATTAACAGAAACAGCAGTGTTGGGCTATGAGTTTGGTTATAACTTGGAGAATGCTAATTCATTAACTATTTGGGAAGCCCAATACGGGGACTTCGCAAATATGGCGCAAGTTATGTTTGACAATTTTATCAGTTCGGCTCGATCTAAATGGGGATTGAAATCTGGACTTGTGATGCTATTACCGCATGGTTCAGAAGGTCAAGGCTCAGAGCACTCAAGTGCACGTCTAGAGCGTTATTTACAGCTTGCTGCAGAAAATAACTGGACAGTTGCGAATCTATCAAGTGCCGCAAACTATTTCCATATCCTTAGAAGACAAGCTAAAATGCTAAAAGAAGACGCAATTCGACCATTAATAATCGTTTCTCCTAAATCATTACTTCGACATCCTTTAGTCGGTGCAGAGGTAGCAGATTTGACTGAAGGTAAGTTTGAGACTATTATTGAACAGCCAGGCTTAGGCCAACAACCTGACAAGGTCGAAAAAGTAGTCTTTGCAAGTGGTAAACTAGCAATTGACTTAGCAGACAAAGTGAAGGATGGAGAAGGATATGACTTCATGCATATAGTTCGTGTGGAGCAACTTTACCCATTCCCAGAAGAGAAAATTCAAACGATTGTAGATCGTTATCCAAACCTTAAACAAATTGTTTGGGCTCAAGAAGAAACAGAAAATATGGGCTCATGGAATTTTGCACTTCCATATTTACTGGATATTGCAAAAGGAAAAGATATTAAGTACGTAGGGCGAGTACATCGCTCAAGTCCTGCTGAAGGTGATATCGACACTTATAAAGTAGAGCAAGCAAGAATTATTGAAGAAGCATTGAAAAGCTTGTAA